The following coding sequences lie in one Spinacia oleracea cultivar Varoflay chromosome 1, BTI_SOV_V1, whole genome shotgun sequence genomic window:
- the LOC110798638 gene encoding uncharacterized protein yields MLFVTSHARLSRVLWWYKTDSHAAELTTGFYNPCNCDGYAAMMSMLKKHGAASTFTPAEVDLLDQLVDSSEHLLFLKDWLGKMGLVITWNGAATNNPIFAEILLEKPRTRLFFREYALDVSTGRCEGDDILGVGQVGGVP; encoded by the exons ATGTTATTCGTTACTTCTCATGCACGT CTATCAAGGGTACTTTGGTGGTACAAGACTGATAGTCATGCAGCTGAACTAACAACAGGGTTCTACAACCCATGTAACTGTGATGGTTATGCTGCAATGATGTCCATGTTGAAGAAACATGGAGCTGCTTCGACCTTCACTCCTGCAGAAGTGGACTTGTTGGATCAACTTGTGGATTCTTCTGAACACTTGCTGTTCCTGAAGGACTGGCTTGGTAA AATGGGACTCGTCATAACTTGGAATGGAGCAGCCACTAACAA CCCAATATTTGCAGAAATACTACTTGAGAAACCACGAACAAGATTGTTCTTTCGAGAATATGCATTGGATGTTTCTACTGGTCGTTGTGAAGGTGATGATATTCTGGGTGTAGGTCAGGTAGGGGGTGTGCCATAG